The Flexivirga oryzae genome has a segment encoding these proteins:
- a CDS encoding 2-oxo acid dehydrogenase subunit E2: MTAATEVPVPDIGDFSDVPIIEIHVSTGDRVNAEDPLVTLESDKATMDVPAPLDGEVVEVLVSEGDRVSEGTPIVKIEPGEGTLTSPPSLLSQHEPEPESTPTPSPATAPAPATAAAPDAVQGAGPGDVHAGPGVRRAARELDVDLSTVTGTGPKGRITKDDLIAALSGPGASAGAVAAGTGIPEIPAQDFAQFGPVQTLPLSRIKRLSGPFLHRSWLNLPHVTHHDEADITDLEAYRKQLDTDGKAAPEPYRVTLLAFLVKAAVATLKEFPEVNSSLSPDKDALIVKDYYHIGIAVDTPDGLVVPVVRDADRKGVLELSREFGSISSRARDGKLSPTDMSGGTFTISSLGGIGGTAFTPIVNAPEVAILGVVRSRTVPVWNGAEFIPRLVLPISLSYDHRVIDGALAARFSRKLCQRLEDVRRLIL; the protein is encoded by the coding sequence ATGACAGCTGCAACCGAGGTGCCGGTCCCCGACATCGGTGACTTCTCTGACGTGCCGATCATTGAGATTCACGTGTCCACTGGGGACCGGGTCAACGCCGAGGACCCGTTGGTGACCTTGGAGTCGGACAAGGCCACGATGGACGTGCCTGCGCCGCTTGATGGCGAGGTCGTCGAGGTGCTGGTCAGTGAAGGTGACCGGGTCAGCGAAGGCACGCCGATAGTGAAGATCGAACCCGGCGAGGGCACTTTGACCAGCCCGCCGTCGCTGTTGTCGCAGCATGAGCCCGAGCCCGAGTCGACACCGACACCCTCGCCAGCGACAGCTCCGGCGCCGGCAACGGCTGCCGCACCGGATGCGGTGCAAGGGGCCGGGCCAGGCGACGTACACGCGGGTCCGGGCGTGCGCCGCGCCGCACGCGAGTTGGATGTCGACCTCTCGACGGTGACCGGAACCGGTCCCAAGGGCAGGATCACCAAGGACGACCTGATCGCCGCACTGTCCGGGCCGGGCGCGTCGGCCGGTGCGGTTGCCGCGGGCACGGGCATCCCAGAGATTCCAGCTCAGGACTTCGCACAGTTCGGTCCCGTCCAGACACTTCCGTTGTCGCGAATCAAGAGGCTGTCTGGCCCGTTCCTGCACCGGTCCTGGCTGAACCTGCCGCACGTGACACATCACGACGAGGCAGACATCACAGACCTAGAGGCCTATCGGAAACAGCTGGACACTGATGGCAAAGCGGCCCCGGAGCCTTATCGAGTCACGCTGCTGGCCTTTCTCGTGAAGGCCGCAGTGGCGACGCTGAAGGAGTTCCCGGAGGTCAACAGTTCACTGTCGCCGGACAAGGACGCGCTGATCGTCAAGGACTACTACCACATCGGGATTGCTGTCGACACACCGGACGGCCTGGTCGTGCCCGTCGTGCGCGACGCCGATCGCAAGGGTGTGCTGGAGCTGTCCCGAGAGTTCGGATCGATCTCGTCCCGGGCCCGGGACGGCAAGCTTTCCCCGACAGATATGTCCGGTGGCACCTTCACCATCTCCAGCCTTGGAGGCATCGGCGGCACGGCGTTCACCCCCATCGTCAACGCACCCGAGGTGGCGATCCTCGGCGTCGTGCGATCCCGGACGGTGCCGGTCTGGAACGGCGCCGAGTTCATCCCTCGGCTGGTGCTGCCAATTTCGTTGTCCTACGACCACCGGGTGATCGACGGTGCGCTGGCAGCGCGGTTCTCCCGCAAGCTGTGCCAGCGGCTCGAAGATGTCCGCCGGCTCATCCTCTAA
- the aceE gene encoding pyruvate dehydrogenase (acetyl-transferring), homodimeric type, translating to MTQQPDSDTTETREWLDAFDSVREFDGPGRAGFLIEELFSEAQRSGVSVPYSANTPYLNTIPPDREPDYPGDLALERRIRALGRWNAAALVLRANKESSELGGHIASYQSLATLFDVGYEHFWHAPGQSHGGDPVLIQGHSSPGLYARAFLEGRLSEEQLLNFREEVGGNGLSSYPHPWLMPEFWQFPTVSMGLGPLMAIYQARFLKYAHSRGLADTAGRHVWAFLGDGEMDEPESSGALGLAGRERLDNLIFVVNCNLQRLDGPVRGNGKVIQELEALFRGAGWNVIKAIWGSGWDALLAADTSGLLLKRMEECVDGEYQDYKSKNGAYVREHFFGAYPELLKSVEHLSDDQIWALSRGGHDPKKVYAAYAAAVAHTGQPTVILAKTVKGYGMGEAGEGQNIAHSAKKMGFEALRAFRDRFDLPVPDDQLEAVPFLRPPDDSPELTYLREHRARLGGYLPVRRPRSTQTLAVPELTAFGNQLKGTGDREISTTMAFVRILNTLMRDKKVGKHVVPIVPDESRTFGMEGMFRQFGIWSQVGQLYQPEDANQLMFYREGQDGQFLQEGLNEAGAMASWIAAATAYSVSDLPMIPFFIYYSMFGFQRFGDLAWAAGDSRARGFILGATAGRTTLNGEGLQHEDGHSHIQSSIIPNCVSYDPTFSYEVAVIVADGLRRMFTEQEDVYYYITLMNENYMHPDMPEGAEDGIRKGMYLFREGDGAKRAPRVQLLGSGTILREVIAGADLLAEDFGVASDVWSCPSFTELARDGMAAHRWNMLHPTLPRRDSYVEAELATRPTGPVIASTDYVRAFADQIRPFVKRPYRVLGTDGYGRSDYRRRLRRFFEIDRHYVVVAALSELAAMNEVPTSTVAEAIAKYGIDPDTPNPLTI from the coding sequence ATGACGCAGCAACCTGATTCCGATACGACCGAGACACGAGAGTGGCTCGATGCATTCGACTCGGTGCGAGAGTTCGACGGCCCAGGACGGGCCGGATTCCTCATCGAGGAGTTGTTCAGCGAAGCCCAGCGGTCTGGAGTCTCGGTGCCCTACTCGGCCAACACGCCATACCTCAACACGATTCCTCCGGACCGGGAGCCGGACTATCCGGGCGACCTGGCGCTCGAGCGCCGGATCCGGGCGTTGGGCCGGTGGAACGCTGCGGCATTAGTGCTGCGGGCGAACAAGGAAAGCTCCGAACTTGGCGGCCATATAGCCAGTTATCAATCACTGGCCACGTTGTTCGACGTCGGCTACGAGCACTTCTGGCACGCCCCAGGGCAGTCGCACGGTGGCGACCCCGTGTTGATCCAAGGCCATTCCTCACCGGGACTCTACGCGCGTGCCTTCTTGGAGGGACGACTGTCCGAGGAGCAGTTGTTGAACTTCCGCGAAGAAGTCGGAGGCAATGGTCTCTCGTCATATCCCCACCCGTGGTTGATGCCCGAATTCTGGCAGTTCCCGACGGTGTCAATGGGCTTGGGACCGTTGATGGCGATCTATCAGGCGCGCTTCCTCAAGTACGCGCACTCACGCGGTCTCGCGGACACCGCCGGGCGGCATGTGTGGGCGTTCCTCGGAGACGGGGAGATGGACGAGCCGGAGTCCTCTGGCGCGCTCGGCTTGGCTGGACGGGAGCGTCTGGACAACCTCATCTTCGTCGTGAACTGCAACTTGCAACGGCTCGACGGGCCGGTTCGCGGCAACGGCAAGGTCATCCAGGAGTTGGAAGCCCTATTCCGCGGTGCGGGATGGAACGTGATCAAGGCCATCTGGGGCTCAGGCTGGGATGCGTTGCTCGCCGCCGACACGTCTGGACTACTGCTCAAGCGGATGGAGGAGTGTGTCGACGGTGAGTATCAGGACTACAAATCCAAGAACGGTGCATACGTGCGTGAACACTTCTTCGGCGCGTACCCCGAGTTGCTCAAGTCAGTTGAGCACCTCAGCGATGACCAGATCTGGGCACTATCGCGCGGTGGTCACGACCCGAAGAAGGTGTATGCCGCCTACGCGGCTGCGGTCGCACACACCGGTCAGCCGACGGTGATCCTTGCCAAGACCGTCAAGGGATACGGGATGGGGGAGGCCGGCGAGGGTCAGAACATCGCGCACTCAGCCAAGAAGATGGGCTTCGAGGCGCTGCGTGCGTTCCGCGACCGGTTCGACCTTCCAGTGCCGGACGACCAGTTGGAAGCGGTGCCGTTCCTCCGGCCACCGGACGACAGTCCGGAGCTGACCTATCTGCGCGAGCACCGTGCGCGGCTCGGAGGTTATCTGCCGGTCCGTCGGCCGCGTTCGACGCAGACCTTGGCGGTCCCAGAGCTGACCGCGTTCGGAAACCAGCTGAAGGGCACTGGCGATCGGGAGATCTCCACCACCATGGCGTTCGTTCGGATCCTCAACACTCTGATGCGGGACAAGAAGGTCGGAAAGCACGTGGTGCCGATAGTTCCCGACGAGTCGCGGACGTTCGGTATGGAAGGCATGTTCCGGCAGTTCGGAATCTGGTCCCAGGTCGGGCAGCTGTACCAGCCCGAGGACGCCAACCAGTTGATGTTCTACCGGGAGGGTCAGGACGGCCAGTTCCTCCAGGAGGGTCTGAACGAGGCAGGGGCGATGGCGTCATGGATCGCGGCGGCCACGGCGTACAGCGTCTCCGACCTGCCGATGATCCCGTTCTTCATCTACTACTCGATGTTCGGCTTCCAGCGCTTCGGTGATCTGGCGTGGGCGGCGGGCGACTCGCGGGCGCGAGGTTTCATCCTGGGTGCCACCGCCGGGCGCACGACATTGAACGGTGAGGGTCTGCAGCACGAGGACGGGCACAGTCACATTCAGTCCTCGATCATTCCCAACTGCGTCTCCTACGATCCGACCTTCTCCTACGAGGTCGCGGTCATCGTCGCCGACGGCCTACGGCGCATGTTCACCGAGCAGGAGGACGTCTATTACTACATCACCCTGATGAACGAGAACTACATGCACCCCGACATGCCCGAAGGGGCGGAGGACGGGATCCGCAAAGGGATGTATCTCTTCCGGGAGGGCGACGGCGCGAAGCGTGCACCGCGTGTGCAGTTGCTGGGCAGCGGCACCATCTTGCGCGAGGTGATCGCCGGTGCCGACCTGCTCGCAGAAGACTTCGGTGTGGCTTCCGATGTGTGGAGTTGCCCGAGCTTCACCGAACTCGCTCGCGACGGTATGGCGGCGCATCGATGGAACATGTTGCACCCGACACTGCCCCGTCGGGACAGTTACGTGGAGGCGGAACTCGCGACCCGGCCCACTGGTCCGGTGATCGCATCCACCGACTACGTGCGCGCCTTCGCCGACCAGATTCGCCCGTTCGTTAAGCGGCCGTACCGAGTGCTCGGAACTGATGGTTACGGAAGGTCGGACTACCGGCGGCGACTGCGGCGGTTCTTCGAGATCGATAGGCACTACGTGGTGGTGGCGGCCCTGTCCGAGTTGGCCGCGATGAATGAAGTCCCGACATCAACGGTGGCCGAGGCGATCGCCAAGTACGGCATCGACCCTGACACCCCCAACCCACTGACCATCTGA
- a CDS encoding L-lactate permease — protein sequence MSDSLFLSALVAILPLLSIFVTLGFLKWKAHRAGLAAVAIALIVGIVAFKMPFSLALLTASEGAAYGLLPIMWIVFSAITLYQITVVSGRFEDLRAAFHLVSDDPRVQAIIIAFCFGALLEALAGFGAPVAITGVMLIAVGFSPLRAAAVALLANTAPVAFGAIGIPIITAGNLTGIDYNTVGAYVGHQTPVLACIVPLMLVFLVDGRRGLRQTWPVALVVGLAFGITQWVSATFISVELTDVIASLVGLAAAVIMLRLWQPEGRDDAVESLTIARQKDLALVSNGNDGTAGGTAIATDDVAFTSAEEMDQRAKDLTAGRILMALLPYLLVIAVFAGSALIDPIKDALADTNVKIPWPGLDGHVLTPAGAVSTTTTYSFPWLSSPGSLLIICSVITAAAYGVTARQWSREFVDTAVKLKFAFVTVASVLALAYVMMLSGQTITIGTWIAGTGAAFAFLSPILGWLGTAVTGSDTSSNALFATLQQTAAGKAGIDPTLLVAGNSAGGVVGKMISPQNLTIAAVSVGLVGQESAIFRKVILWSLGLLIVICILIGLQSTPVLSWMLP from the coding sequence GTGAGCGACAGTCTCTTCTTGTCCGCACTCGTAGCAATCTTGCCGCTGCTGAGCATCTTCGTCACGCTCGGCTTCTTGAAATGGAAGGCGCACCGGGCCGGCCTGGCCGCCGTCGCCATCGCCCTCATCGTGGGGATCGTCGCGTTCAAGATGCCGTTCTCGCTTGCCCTGCTGACAGCTTCCGAAGGTGCTGCCTATGGGCTACTACCGATTATGTGGATCGTCTTCAGCGCGATCACGCTCTACCAGATCACGGTTGTCAGCGGACGATTCGAGGACCTCCGTGCAGCCTTCCACCTCGTGTCGGACGATCCGAGGGTTCAGGCCATCATCATCGCGTTCTGCTTCGGCGCGTTGCTGGAGGCACTCGCTGGGTTCGGCGCACCGGTGGCCATCACTGGCGTGATGCTGATTGCCGTCGGATTCTCGCCGCTGCGTGCCGCTGCGGTCGCACTGCTGGCCAACACCGCACCGGTCGCATTCGGCGCCATTGGCATACCAATCATCACGGCCGGTAACCTCACCGGAATCGACTACAACACGGTGGGCGCCTATGTCGGTCACCAGACTCCGGTGCTCGCCTGCATCGTCCCATTGATGCTGGTCTTCCTCGTCGACGGTCGGCGTGGACTACGACAGACCTGGCCGGTTGCGCTCGTGGTCGGCCTCGCCTTCGGCATTACTCAGTGGGTATCGGCGACCTTCATATCGGTCGAACTCACCGACGTAATTGCCTCCCTTGTCGGCCTTGCCGCTGCCGTGATCATGCTGCGCCTCTGGCAGCCAGAGGGTCGCGACGACGCCGTCGAGTCGCTCACTATCGCCCGTCAGAAGGATCTCGCCCTCGTGAGCAATGGGAACGACGGTACGGCCGGAGGCACCGCGATCGCGACCGACGACGTGGCATTCACCTCGGCCGAGGAAATGGATCAACGGGCCAAGGACCTCACCGCCGGACGGATCCTCATGGCGCTATTGCCCTACCTGCTGGTGATCGCGGTCTTTGCTGGGAGTGCACTGATCGATCCGATCAAAGATGCACTGGCAGACACCAACGTGAAGATCCCCTGGCCGGGGCTGGACGGGCATGTGCTGACTCCGGCCGGCGCAGTCAGCACCACCACGACCTACAGCTTTCCCTGGCTATCCTCCCCCGGCTCGCTACTGATCATCTGCTCGGTGATCACCGCGGCAGCGTACGGAGTGACTGCCCGGCAGTGGAGCCGCGAATTCGTCGACACCGCGGTCAAGCTGAAGTTCGCCTTCGTCACCGTCGCATCCGTGCTCGCTCTGGCCTATGTGATGATGCTCTCCGGTCAGACCATCACTATCGGCACCTGGATCGCCGGAACCGGTGCAGCGTTTGCCTTCCTATCACCGATTCTTGGCTGGCTGGGCACCGCCGTGACTGGTTCGGACACCAGCTCCAACGCGTTGTTCGCCACCCTGCAGCAGACAGCCGCAGGCAAAGCCGGCATCGACCCGACACTGCTGGTTGCTGGCAACTCCGCAGGCGGTGTTGTTGGCAAGATGATCAGCCCCCAGAACCTTACAATCGCCGCGGTCTCGGTCGGGTTGGTCGGGCAGGAGTCAGCAATCTTCCGCAAGGTCATCCTGTGGTCCCTCGGCTTGCTCATAGTCATCTGCATCTTGATCGGGCTGCAGTCAACACCTGTGCTGTCGTGGATGCTGCCGTGA
- a CDS encoding (Fe-S)-binding protein: protein MDAAVTGSPRVALFATCFNDTMFPRTPIATTQLLERLGVQVDFPEKQTCCGQMFTNTGYADEAMPLVRAFIDVFDSYEHVVAPSGSCTGSVREQHLMLARRTGDSGLVREVEAMTPRVHELSEYLVDVLGVTDVGSYFPHRVTYHPTCHSLRMLRVGDKPLQLLRAVGGITLVDLPEREECCGFGGTFAMKNADVSVAMGSDKARHIRETDAEVVVASDNSCLTHIGGILHRQRAGVRTFHLAEVLASTQEDPAWSSHE from the coding sequence GTGGATGCTGCCGTGACCGGGTCACCGCGTGTCGCGCTCTTCGCCACCTGCTTCAACGACACGATGTTTCCCCGGACACCGATCGCCACGACGCAGCTGCTGGAGCGCCTCGGCGTGCAAGTCGATTTCCCCGAGAAGCAGACATGCTGCGGGCAGATGTTCACCAACACCGGATATGCCGACGAGGCCATGCCGCTCGTGCGCGCTTTCATCGATGTGTTCGACTCGTATGAGCACGTCGTCGCGCCATCTGGTTCGTGCACCGGATCCGTGAGGGAACAGCATCTGATGCTTGCTCGCCGCACCGGTGATTCCGGACTAGTACGCGAGGTCGAAGCGATGACGCCGCGGGTGCACGAGCTGTCCGAGTACCTTGTCGATGTGCTCGGCGTCACCGACGTCGGCTCCTACTTCCCGCACCGCGTCACGTATCACCCGACCTGTCACTCGTTACGGATGCTGCGCGTGGGTGACAAACCGCTTCAGTTGCTGCGCGCAGTCGGAGGCATCACCCTTGTCGACCTGCCCGAGCGCGAGGAATGTTGTGGATTCGGTGGGACTTTCGCGATGAAGAACGCGGACGTCTCGGTGGCGATGGGGTCAGATAAAGCGCGACACATCCGCGAGACTGACGCCGAAGTCGTGGTGGCGAGCGACAACTCATGTCTCACACATATCGGGGGGATTTTGCACCGGCAGCGGGCCGGCGTCCGCACATTTCACCTGGCAGAGGTGCTCGCCTCGACCCAAGAAGACCCAGCCTGGAGCTCGCATGAGTAA
- a CDS encoding lactate utilization protein B, which translates to MSNPTAKSTPTFVGMPKFPKLAREALDNAVQRHNLKTATHTIRAKRAEVVDELPEWEALRLDGATTKDEALDHLADYLVQLEENLTAAGAQVHWARDADEACEIAITLVHAKGADEVVKVKSMATQEIELNEALEAAGVHAWETDLAELIVQLGHDRSSHILVPAIHRNRSEIREIFLTEMGKVGRAAPADLTDEPAELAEAARRHLREKFLRAKVAISGANFAIADTGTLVVLESEGNGRMCLTLPETLISVVGIEKVLPSWDDLGTFMQLLPRSSTGERMNPYTSTWTGVTPGDGPQEVHVILLDNGRTHVLEDNIGRQALRCIRCSACLNVCPVYERAGGHSYGSVYPGPIGAVLTPEMRGTSTPIDQSLPFASSLCGACFDVCPVRIEIPTLLVALRMKVVDQHRSGLPSAEAAAMKAASWVFGDSKRLSTAQYGVTTAARLLRGRSTIGHLPWPATAWSDARDAPAPPRETFTQWWKRTHPDAATPGKGARS; encoded by the coding sequence ATGAGTAACCCGACCGCCAAGAGCACCCCGACATTCGTCGGCATGCCCAAGTTCCCGAAACTCGCCCGCGAGGCCTTAGACAACGCCGTACAACGACACAACCTGAAGACGGCAACCCACACGATCCGCGCCAAACGCGCCGAGGTCGTGGACGAACTGCCGGAGTGGGAGGCCCTGCGTCTCGATGGCGCGACGACCAAGGATGAGGCACTGGACCATCTCGCGGACTACCTGGTGCAGTTGGAGGAGAATCTCACAGCGGCCGGGGCACAGGTCCACTGGGCACGAGATGCCGACGAAGCCTGCGAGATCGCGATCACCCTGGTGCACGCAAAAGGCGCGGACGAAGTCGTCAAGGTCAAATCAATGGCCACTCAGGAGATCGAACTCAACGAAGCGTTGGAAGCAGCCGGCGTGCACGCCTGGGAAACGGACCTGGCCGAGCTGATCGTCCAGCTTGGGCACGACCGTTCCTCTCACATTCTGGTGCCCGCGATACACCGCAACCGCAGCGAGATCCGAGAGATATTCCTCACCGAGATGGGCAAGGTGGGTCGTGCGGCACCAGCAGATCTCACCGACGAGCCGGCCGAGCTTGCCGAGGCCGCACGGCGACACCTGCGGGAGAAGTTCCTTCGTGCCAAGGTCGCGATCTCCGGAGCCAACTTCGCCATTGCCGACACTGGCACCCTCGTCGTACTGGAGTCCGAGGGCAACGGACGGATGTGCCTCACCCTGCCAGAAACGCTGATCTCCGTCGTCGGGATCGAGAAGGTGCTGCCGAGTTGGGACGACCTGGGCACGTTCATGCAGCTGCTCCCCCGCTCCAGCACCGGTGAACGGATGAATCCCTACACTTCCACCTGGACTGGAGTCACACCCGGGGACGGTCCGCAGGAAGTGCATGTGATCCTGTTAGACAACGGTCGCACGCATGTGCTCGAAGACAACATCGGACGGCAAGCACTGCGCTGTATCCGCTGCTCCGCCTGCCTGAACGTGTGCCCAGTCTACGAGCGTGCCGGCGGACACTCCTACGGCTCGGTTTATCCCGGCCCCATCGGAGCCGTTCTGACCCCGGAAATGCGAGGTACGAGCACCCCCATCGACCAATCCCTACCGTTTGCCTCCAGTCTGTGCGGCGCTTGCTTCGACGTCTGCCCCGTCCGCATCGAGATCCCCACCCTGCTCGTGGCGCTGCGGATGAAGGTCGTCGACCAACACCGCAGCGGGTTGCCGAGCGCGGAAGCCGCGGCCATGAAGGCCGCATCGTGGGTGTTCGGCGACTCCAAGCGCCTCAGCACGGCGCAGTACGGCGTCACGACGGCTGCTCGACTCCTGCGAGGCCGCTCCACCATCGGCCACCTACCGTGGCCAGCAACCGCTTGGTCCGATGCGCGCGACGCACCTGCACCTCCACGCGAGACGTTCACCCAGTGGTGGAAGCGAACCCATCCTGACGCAGCAACGCCCGGGAAAGGCGCTCGATCATGA
- a CDS encoding LutC/YkgG family protein — MSSARDDILLRIRRAHSVTSAPSPIQREQSSPHVERTRILETFVQITEDYRAIVNRCTDDTLAEHIAASLVSSKASRVAVSAEMDTAWLTHFSGEILRDNRLTTAELDDVDAVVTGAAIAIAGTGTIVLDHSGNQGRRALTLIPDVHVCVVRADQVVPDVPTAVRRLRPAIDAHRALTWISGPSATSDIELSRIEGVHGPRTLHVLLVDDASEEVSAVHAAS; from the coding sequence ATGAGCAGTGCCAGGGACGACATCCTCCTGCGCATCCGCCGCGCACACAGTGTGACGTCCGCACCCAGCCCGATCCAACGGGAGCAGTCATCACCGCACGTCGAACGTACTCGCATCCTCGAGACGTTCGTCCAGATCACCGAGGACTACCGAGCGATCGTGAACCGCTGTACCGACGACACGTTGGCCGAGCACATCGCTGCGTCACTTGTGTCGTCGAAGGCTTCGCGCGTTGCGGTTTCCGCCGAGATGGATACTGCGTGGCTCACGCATTTTTCGGGAGAGATCCTCAGGGATAATAGATTGACCACCGCTGAGCTGGACGACGTCGACGCGGTTGTCACCGGCGCAGCGATTGCGATCGCGGGCACCGGCACGATCGTGTTGGATCATTCCGGGAACCAGGGACGGCGGGCCCTGACGCTGATCCCGGATGTGCACGTTTGCGTTGTGCGGGCTGATCAAGTCGTACCTGATGTTCCGACTGCGGTGCGCAGGCTTAGGCCGGCGATCGACGCCCACCGGGCACTCACGTGGATCAGTGGACCGAGCGCCACCAGCGACATCGAGCTGAGCCGGATAGAGGGCGTACACGGCCCGCGCACGCTCCATGTCCTGCTGGTCGATGACGCGTCAGAGGAAGTCAGCGCGGTGCACGCTGCCAGCTGA
- a CDS encoding tyrosine-type recombinase/integrase — translation MSRTARKARKRAFGRINQERSGRYTAWYNDPDGRTKISASGTVTPVRHRANHTFETTLDAEAWLAAERRLISTSTWTSPAQRRKEELAADLNHSPTFGEYASAWIDSRKNKSGKSLAPRTRDHYHQLLADYLEPTFGYLLLDEITPAQVNIWYDAFTPLRKNLNGVTGETTKAHAYSLARAVLNSATSAHGPLVGRVNPFAVRGGGTSPARKRTQVATSAQFKVMLMTIRPEWELILLLGCWAGLRYSEIAELRRRDINLVAEVIQVSRSVTRSKVEGVGVKSPKSEAGIRDQIIPPNVLPALKKHMRAFVTGQDGLLFPGKNGGHLAPVTFYGKVPPKPAETPEQAAKQRARNGWYAARSAAGCPTLRFHDLRATGATLLAQQGGTVADVQLFLGDSTAQAALRYVRSAEGRQKLLADKLAALDGSVW, via the coding sequence ATGTCACGGACTGCCAGGAAGGCTCGCAAGCGCGCGTTCGGCCGCATAAACCAGGAGCGTTCCGGTCGCTACACCGCGTGGTACAACGACCCTGACGGCCGCACAAAGATTTCTGCCTCCGGCACGGTCACGCCAGTCCGGCACCGTGCCAATCACACCTTCGAGACAACCCTCGACGCCGAGGCCTGGCTAGCAGCAGAACGCAGACTGATCAGCACCAGCACCTGGACCAGCCCGGCGCAGCGAAGAAAGGAGGAGCTGGCAGCAGATTTGAACCACTCCCCTACCTTCGGGGAGTACGCGTCCGCATGGATTGACTCGCGAAAGAACAAGTCGGGCAAGTCGTTGGCACCTCGGACCCGAGACCACTACCACCAGTTGCTGGCCGACTACCTGGAGCCCACGTTCGGTTACCTCCTGCTGGACGAGATCACCCCGGCACAAGTGAATATTTGGTATGACGCCTTCACCCCTCTACGTAAGAACCTCAATGGAGTTACCGGAGAGACCACGAAAGCGCACGCCTACTCTCTGGCGCGTGCTGTGCTGAACTCCGCGACGTCGGCTCATGGCCCATTGGTCGGGAGAGTCAATCCATTCGCCGTGCGTGGAGGCGGCACCTCACCCGCGCGGAAGCGAACTCAAGTGGCCACCAGCGCGCAATTCAAAGTGATGCTGATGACCATTCGCCCCGAGTGGGAGCTGATTCTGCTGCTTGGTTGCTGGGCCGGACTTCGCTACAGCGAGATAGCGGAGTTACGGCGCCGCGACATCAACCTCGTCGCGGAGGTGATTCAGGTCAGTCGCTCGGTGACGCGCAGCAAGGTCGAAGGCGTCGGCGTCAAATCTCCCAAGTCCGAAGCGGGTATCCGCGACCAGATCATCCCGCCGAACGTACTGCCCGCGCTCAAAAAGCACATGAGAGCATTCGTCACCGGGCAGGACGGACTCCTATTTCCAGGGAAGAACGGAGGGCACCTCGCCCCGGTAACGTTCTACGGCAAAGTTCCCCCAAAGCCCGCCGAGACACCCGAGCAAGCCGCCAAGCAGCGAGCGCGGAACGGCTGGTATGCAGCTAGGTCGGCCGCGGGGTGCCCAACCCTGCGCTTCCATGATCTGCGGGCAACGGGCGCCACATTGCTCGCACAGCAAGGCGGGACCGTGGCAGATGTCCAGTTGTTCCTTGGCGACTCCACAGCGCAGGCAGCATTGCGGTACGTGCGTTCCGCAGAGGGACGTCAGAAGCTCTTGGCCGACAAGTTGGCCGCACTGGACGGCTCCGTGTGGTGA
- a CDS encoding YnfA family protein — MTVVRSLALFVLAAIAEIGGAWLVWQGVREHRGWIWIGAGVAALGAYGFVATLQPDSNFGRILAAYGGIFVAGSLAWGMVADGYRPDRWDVAGALVCLIGVALIMYAPRAN; from the coding sequence ATGACGGTCGTTCGATCCCTGGCCCTGTTCGTACTGGCCGCCATCGCCGAGATCGGCGGAGCCTGGCTGGTCTGGCAAGGAGTACGCGAACACCGGGGCTGGATCTGGATCGGCGCCGGCGTCGCAGCCCTCGGCGCCTACGGCTTCGTAGCCACCCTCCAACCCGACTCCAACTTCGGACGCATCCTCGCCGCATACGGCGGCATCTTCGTCGCAGGGTCACTTGCCTGGGGCATGGTCGCCGACGGCTACCGCCCCGACCGGTGGGACGTCGCAGGGGCTCTCGTCTGCCTCATTGGCGTAGCCCTCATCATGTACGCCCCGCGAGCCAACTGA
- a CDS encoding MerR family transcriptional regulator: MAGAGAHLLAGQVARQAGVNRETLRSYERRGLLAAPDRSPGGHRVYADQAVTTLRIIKAAQRLGFRVEEIADLIDVRRHRHGQRPDPGPQARATAKLTEIDARIHGLQTIRANLTDAANAGCDDLTTCAQTDSCPIPFVDIAAPAPAEDTR; this comes from the coding sequence ATGGCCGGGGCAGGCGCCCACCTGCTCGCCGGGCAGGTTGCGCGCCAGGCGGGCGTCAACAGAGAGACGCTGCGGTCCTACGAGCGCCGTGGCCTACTCGCTGCGCCCGACCGTAGCCCCGGTGGCCACCGCGTCTACGCCGACCAGGCCGTCACCACCCTGCGCATCATCAAGGCAGCGCAACGGCTCGGGTTCCGTGTGGAGGAGATCGCCGACCTGATCGACGTACGCCGTCACCGGCACGGACAGCGACCAGACCCCGGTCCACAGGCCAGAGCGACGGCCAAACTCACCGAGATCGATGCCCGCATCCACGGCCTTCAGACGATCCGCGCCAACCTCACCGACGCAGCCAACGCCGGATGTGACGACCTCACAACGTGCGCACAGACCGACTCCTGTCCCATCCCGTTCGTGGACATCGCCGCGCCCGCACCGGCCGAGGACACGCGATGA